The Oscillospiraceae bacterium genome contains the following window.
GACTGCGGACGAGCATTACCAGAACTGCGTCAAGGCAGGCTGGGCCTCGTAAGGCCCGCAGCTGTCTTTCACGACAGGGCCGGGCATACCCGGCCCTTACGGGTGAATCATGTAAAAACGGAGGAATCATCAATGCTGCAGCAACCGGAATTGCTGGCCCCTGCGGGCAGCCTGGAGACCCTGAAATATGCTGTGATGTACGGCGCTGACGCCGTTTACTGCGCCCTGCCGGAATTCGGTATGCGCGCGGCCCCTGTAAACCTGACGGTAGGGGAGCTGCGCGAGGGCTGCATCTTTGCCCATGCCCGCGGTAAAAAGGTCTACCTGACCCTTAACACCCTGCCGACCAATGAGGAGCTGTCCAAGCTGCCGCAGTATATACAGGATGCCGCCGAGGCCGGTGTGGATGCCTTTATCATCGCCGATCTGGGTGTGTTGGCGCTGGCCAAAAAATACGCCCCGCAGGTGGAGCGCCATGTCTCGACCCAGGCGGGCATTACGAACTATGAGGCGGCTAAGGTTTGCTATGAGCTGGGTGCCAAGCGCGTTGTCCTTGCGCGGGAGCTGCCGCTTACCGAGATTGCCCAGATACGCGACAACTGCCCGCCCGATCTGGAACTGGAGGCCTTTGTCCACGGCGCTATGTGCATGAGTGTGTCGGGCCGCTGCCTTCTGTCCAGCTATATGGCCGGCCGCAGCGGCAACCGCGGCGAGTGCGCCCAGCCCTGCCGCTGGAAGTATAATCTGGTGGAGGAGCATCGCCCCGGCCAGTACATGGAGATCGGGGAGACACCCGACAATGGCAGCTATATCCTGAATGCCAATGATCTTTGCACCGCTCCGTTCATTGACCTGATCTGCAAGGCGGGTGTTGACTCACTGAAGATCGAGGGGCGTGCCAAGACCTTCTACTATGTGGCCTCCGTGGTCAGTGCCTACCGCCGCGCGCTGGACACCTTCCTTGCTGATCCGTACAATGATAACTTTGAACTGCCCGATGCGGTCATCGAGGAGCTGAACCGTACAAGCCACCGCCACTATTCGCCGGGCTTCTACTTTGGCAAGGAGCAGGCCCAGCAGACGCCCAGCCACACCTATGTGCGCGACTGGGATTTCATCGGCACGGTGGAAAGCTGGGAAAACGGCATTGCCCACTGCACCCAGCGCGGTAAGTTCGCGGCAGGGGACAGCATCGAAATTCTGCAGCCTGACGGCAGCGTCATTCCGCTGGCACCCGCCTGGATCGAAAACGCCAACGGCGAGCGCGTGGACGCCACCCCGCATCCCATGATGCAGTACACCATCCCCTGTGAGGCCCCCCTGATGCCCTACAGCCTGATCCGTATGCAGAAAAAGGCGGAGTGAAGCCGAAATTATCTGCGAAAAAATAATTTAAAAATCTGCAGAAATCGCTTGACTTTTTGCAGAACATCCCTTATAATAGTTCCTGCGCTGGTCGTGAGGTAGACACCTTGCAAGGCCGCGCAGGCTGGGTATGGCCCGGTAGTTCAGTTGGTTAGAACGCTAGCCTGTCACGCTAGAGGTCGTCAGTTCGAGCCTGATTCGGGTCGCCATAAGCTGCTATAGCTCAGCTGGTAGAGCGCATCCTTGGTAAGGATGAGGTCAGCAGTTCAAATCTGCTTAGCAGCTCCAGTACAATACCCACAATGCGAAAAATAGCATCGTGGGTATTTTTTATAGGGGCATAGCTCAGTTGGTAGAGCAGCGGTCTCCAAAACCGCGTGCCGAGGGTTCGAATCCTTCTACCCCTGCCAAAAGACCGTCAGTGAAAAGCTGACGGTCTTTTTGTGTTTATATATCGAAAAATCTCCGGCAAGCAAGTGGGCCAGACTGCCAATACAGTGCTACCTGTACTATGCATGTGTTGTGTTCTCCTGATGGGCTTGCCTGCAGGGGTCAGTCTGCTTTCACATCAAAATACGCTTGCAGATGCCATGGCCGTCTTGCGCTATGCTGGGTCTGGCGACAACTGTAGGGGCGAACATTGTTCGCCCGCCAGCTTAACGAAACTGCTTCTTTTCCGGAACGACTATTTACGCAAAAAGTAGGGGTGCACACGGCGCACTCCTACAAAGCAGTCATTCGACATTCAAATTGTAAGTGCTGTCCGCCCACTCTATATTGCT
Protein-coding sequences here:
- a CDS encoding U32 family peptidase, which gives rise to MLQQPELLAPAGSLETLKYAVMYGADAVYCALPEFGMRAAPVNLTVGELREGCIFAHARGKKVYLTLNTLPTNEELSKLPQYIQDAAEAGVDAFIIADLGVLALAKKYAPQVERHVSTQAGITNYEAAKVCYELGAKRVVLARELPLTEIAQIRDNCPPDLELEAFVHGAMCMSVSGRCLLSSYMAGRSGNRGECAQPCRWKYNLVEEHRPGQYMEIGETPDNGSYILNANDLCTAPFIDLICKAGVDSLKIEGRAKTFYYVASVVSAYRRALDTFLADPYNDNFELPDAVIEELNRTSHRHYSPGFYFGKEQAQQTPSHTYVRDWDFIGTVESWENGIAHCTQRGKFAAGDSIEILQPDGSVIPLAPAWIENANGERVDATPHPMMQYTIPCEAPLMPYSLIRMQKKAE